From the genome of Marasmius oreades isolate 03SP1 chromosome 1, whole genome shotgun sequence:
GGCTTCCAGCGGTCCTCGCGACTCTTCTCCTCGAGTAGGGGCCACCCTGTCTATGCGACTCATTCAACGACCACAGATTACCACACTCGCTCTTCCACGTTCTCATACATGGCCCTCGGATCTTTTACACCCTCACCAAGCTCCTTTTCATTTCCTTCCTGACATCTACATTTATGCCAAATTTATGCTTGCCACACCCGATATGCTCGTTTCCGACTTGACTAAAGACCTGGACGACCTCACTGTTGAGAAACGCATTCTAGCCGGCATGAATGATGACCTTGGAGTGTTGTTCATAGACGCGGCCGAAGTCAAGGTTCGGAATCAGATTGCAAAGGCCACTGCCTTGCACACACCTGCTCTCCGGGAAAGAATTGAAAAGGCAACACGAGATCTTCGCGAAATCGAAGGTCGTTTCACATATCGCGAGCGACGTAGAATCGAGGAAGCCTCCAAGGCGGAAAGGAATGATTCGGTACCCTATGATGAAGGTATTCCACAAGAACTCCTTTCTCTCAAGTTTGGATCTATCACACCCACTCTACCTGCTACTCCAAACAATCCGGCGACGCCTCCAACCAATTCGAAACGCAATAATTTGAATAATTCTCGTTTAATCCCCAAGCAACGACGAAACGTGAATCCTCCGCCTCCCTCTACGTCGACTTATTATTACTATCAGGCCGCTTCCGGACTTCCTCTGTATCTTCACCCGCTCGATATCCGTATTCTGCTATCCCACTTCAGCAGTTATGCCTCATTCCCAGATAATATCACTATCCGCGTGGAAGCCCTGTCTGAGGGCACAGTCAATGATGATCTTCGTAAGCGATGCAAATATCTCGCGCACATACCAGAAGGTGCAGATGTCGTTTTTGTTGAGGCTAATCTCGACGACGTGGTCGGTAAAGAGGGGTTGAAGAACTTTGAGGGTGCGTTGAAGATGCGAAAGTTGAGGAGACGTGATAAGGGGAGGAAGGATGAGAGGGCGAGGGCGAGggctgaagaaagagaaaaagagaaacggGAGTCTGAAGCTGCTATAGAGTGGAGGTTTACACCGTCTGCGATGTCGACTGAATTTGTGAGTCGGGCAACCGATGAAGACGTGGTTGTGGCGGATGGTTCGTTCCCTGGATTTGAGGAGTCGTTGACACGTGCATCGACGACGATGCCGAGTTCCCGACCACAACAACAGGAGCAGCAGAGAGCATCTGGGGTATGGGGATCGAGAAGTTTTGCATCTGCTTTACATTCAAATACTCCTCCGCTTCCACCCAGGAATGGCGGAAGTGCGTCTAGACCACGACAGATAGAGGAGgatgaatgggagatggacaTTGCATGGCATGAATTGGAACAACGAAGTAATGGTGATAATggtgggaggaggaagagaagcaacAAACTTGTCGTTTtgggcggtggtggtggtaggagACGGTGAGTGGAAGAATTAGAGAACGCTTTATCTGTTATTTTGTTCGACTTATACACTATCGTGTTATTATATGAGGGGAGGCAATCGCAAATCACATCTGTAGTACTAGTGGTATCTAACAATACAaatcatactaattagtttATCGAAGTCCTCAAAGCAAGCTGTCAAATGGGCACTTGAATCACATGCTTGGTTCGGGGGGTATTTAATTGCTGAGATTCTTTAGTATTTGGCACCTGGCAGTACCTGTTCACCCTGTAACAACAACGGGACGCCTCGATCGATACCAAGGAATGCAAATAAATCGATGTCAGAAAAAAGCAGGCAGTCCTCTCATAACACGGTCGACGCTACTACGGAAGTACTCGTTATCTATTCCGTGTGTCTTGGAGTCCATAGTGACGAGAGGATTGCGCACAACGTACTCGAGAAAGGGTCCGACATAAACTCCCCGTAGAGCTAAACGTAGGGATGTTGAATCGGCGAATGGGTCACTGAGTAAAGTGAATTTATAGCCTGAAATAGTTTCAAAGAGAAGGAGTTTGTAGGAAGAAGTTCTATAATTGACGAATTGTTCGTCTCTGAAAGACGACGTGAGAAACAGGAACTAGGACCTGTGAACAGAGAGCTTCAAAGCATACCTTCCCGATATCTTTTTAATCATATTACgaagtgaaaggactacgcCGTAGACGAGTTTGGCTTCCTCATCGAATGAGAGTCCTGTGCTTGAGGTCACGTCAGCGCCGGCAGCAGGTAAGGTTGGTGGAGGCGGTGTTGAACTCGCAGCATCGTTGACTGCCACAACCACACCCGAAGTCGAAGAGAGCGTGTTTCTGGGACTGCTGAACGTAGAAGTAGACGGTTCGGACGCGTTAGGATTGGGTGCTGAGACGGTTTGGGAGACGGCTGGTAAGAGGGTTCCTTCTACTGCAAGTTTTGGGCGACGTGTACGATGCCAATCCTGATAATAAACGCATGTGCAATGTCTGGAGAGAAATATCAACAGCAATAAAAGCATAAGGAGTACAATCTACTCGCCTATCGAATATATAAAAGCTGTAGATTGTCATCGTCTTCTTCCGAAATGGGACTGCCCCCGCTCTGTGAAAGCGCTCACGCGTGCCGCGTCCCTCTTCTTAGATCTCTCAATTGGTGGCCAATCTGAAACCCTTTCACATCAACGCGCAGCATTTGCAACAGGCCCGTGGTTCCCATAGATTCAGTACTGCGCATAGCACCCCGGATCATAAAAAAGCTTGCATGAGCATATGGGTACGATAACTTGAACATTGACAgttctcaacttcttcttctcccttcACCATGATTATTTGGACCTATCGGTTCATCAGACGAAAGCTCGCCAAAACCAAGGAGTCAGAGAGTCGGCCAAGCTTGACTTCGCCGGAATCACCGCCCTCTAAACCCAAGGCTAATGCTCAACAATGGAAATTTATGCTCAAGTTAACTATTGCTCTAGCAATACCCATTTTCCTAGAAACATTGGATTATACTGGTCAGCCACTAGTCGACCCCCGTTGCAGGTATTTGTATTCACATTCATGATTCTCCAGTCGTTGCGACTGCTCAAACGAATATCGCCGTGTGTTCCAATCACTTTTTTGCTCTGCTAGCTTTCTAACTCCCTATCCCAGTCCGTATTTAACCGTCTAGATCTTCAAAGGTATAGTGTCTAACCTGTCAAACCTGTGGCTCTTACCTGATCTCAATGCTATCAATTCCCTTGTTTGACGTCCTTAGTTATATTGGTACGCTGTACCTGTTGACCTCGACTGTTTTTCTCCCGCTTTTTGCTTCGATTGCCGATATCTATGGACGACACTTTGCTATGCAAGCCTCACTggttttcttcatttttggaagTGCCTTGAGTACCGGGGCTAGAAATATGGAGATGATGTTGGCTGGTCGTGCCGTCGCTGGCATTGGTGCGGCTGGATTGCTCACTGTAAGTTTATCTCGACAACTTTATGTTCTGACACGGCTTTTTCGAACACTTCACTAAGGTTGTACGAGTAATTTTGTCCGATTCGGCGTCTCTCGATGCCAACAACCGTCAGATAGCCGTTTTATTTCTACTGTACTCCATAGGGTACAGCATTGGACCCGTTATTGGTGGCTACTTAGGGGCAGTGTCTTTCCGCTGGATCTTTGCAATCAAGTGGGTTATCTCCTCCAGCTTAAGACGCCGGTTCTCACTGCGACTCGTAGCCTTCCCGCATGTGTTCTGGCAATAGCTCTAACATTTTTGCTCCTGAGAAAGCATTTGAAAAAAGGATTCGTAGTCGAAGATGGACTACAGGCTGGTCAAGCCCTCCCCAATTACTTGACAAAATTCCTAAAGGTCGATTGGATCGGGGCGTTCCTCTTCATTATTGGAGGTATTCTCATCCTTCTTGCTCTGAATTGGGGCTCCACAGAAGAATGGAAAAGTGCTAAAGTTATCGCCTGCTTCGTCGTCGGGGGTTTGATCTTCTTGCCTTGTATGTTCTGGGAATATATCTTAGAGCGGCGTCAAGACAAGGGAATCGCAATGGCAAAGACATCTAGAATCCTATCCGCCTACCCTATGATTCCTACCGACCTCTTCAGGAGTTACGAGATCATCACTGTTCTCGCGGCATCGCTCGCGGGGGGCATGGTCATGATTGTCATGTTCTACTTCGTGGCTATTTTCATGACGATCGTGAACGGATTGGATCCTCGCCGAGCAGGTGTCCAGCTAGTGTACTTTGCGCCCGGCAGTGGCGTTGGTACGTTAATCGCCGTTCAGATGACGCGGTTTTTAAGACAGGCAAGTTCACTCTAAATCCATATGAGCCAAAATACTAACCACATCTCTCTCTTGCACTTAGCCCAAGTATCCGATTATCCTCGGAAGTCTTATCATACCCCTCTCACTTGGTCTCATTTCTATGGGAGTACAGGAGGGCAAGCAAACCTTAGTCAACGTGTGAGTAAAATTCATTGACCACAAAGTCTTGTTGCCCAGATTCGATTGAAAGATTCTAACCCATTATAGATACCTGGCCATATCTGGTGTAGGCTGCGGGTTGACCATCGGTTCGCTGAACATACACGCTCGTTTTTCACAACCGAGTGAGCGCATTGCGATTGTCTCGGCATTGATACTTTTCGTGAGCTATATCTCGTTTCTCTTATTCAAGAGTGGTCTCATTAACGAACAAAAGTCCCGGTCTCTCGGAGGAACCATTGGACTCGCACAGTGCGGTGCTGTACTGAACGCTCGTGTTCGAGCTTATATCTTTCGCGCCATCAGGGATGGGCAAATTTCACCGGCTGCTGCCACTGGCCTGGGTCAATTCAGTGGAAGCATGGGCTCCCTCCAGAGTATCGGGCGACTTCCGCCAGGTGCACAAGATCTAATCAAAGAAGCCTTTCGGGATGGTGTTCGGTGGTGTTTTATATCTCTGATTCCATGGGCTGCAATTGCTTTCTTCCtcaccctcttcctctccaatATTCCTCACCAGAAGAAGGCGATAACGGAGGAAGACAATGTGGATCAAAGTAGCGGAAAACATGATTCTGCTGTTCAGCTTGAACCAGACGAGAAGGAGGTTATTGGGTCGAAGGCAGTCTAGTCTCTTTATTTAGgtatctctttctctcttccttccTATTCATGCTTCTCGGTTGTATCCGTTGTCTGACCAGCATCTACCCTACGATAGTCATCGACGGCGCAACCAATTTTCCTGTTACACGAGCCAACCTAGGCATTCTCCTCTTTTCCCATCTTTGAGTAACGAAGGCCATTGCACGACAAACCTATTCATCCATGGTTGTTTTAAGAGAGACTGCGAGTAGTAGGTATCCCTTACCTATCCGCAAGATATCGGAGTAGTTTCCCTGAAATTGAGAACGACTTGACTCTTGCGAATGATTCAACATAGATCACTCGGGGAGCTTCGAGTGCGAGAAGCTGGCCGACCGCCCGGGATTAGTTTATCCCTAAGCTGAAGGTTCTTGAATATTAATTACACACCTTATTCACAACAACCGCAAGACAGAGGATGAAACAAGTTCCGGGACCGTTTACAATCAGTACGTCGGCGAAAGGATTACTTGTGAGGACTGGTAATAGTGTAACATGATAAAGACACTTGAGCAAAGAGAGGAATGCGGTGAACGGTGTTGTGTAAAGTGATTGATGAACCCTTCTTGCCCTTGGTACAACCAGGATGGTGAATTGATTCTAGATGTGTCGCTGGAATCAAGAAAACCCTTGAATACGGTGAGGCTGACCTTCTGACGCTGACCCCTGGTGAATTCCAGATCTCGAGCTTTCTGAACACTAAGCGTATCTCCTTCACTAACGACGTACACCCTCGGCGTGTAACGGTCGAAATCAACTGCGGAAAGTAGATTCAGAGCTTCACTTGTGTGGCCGCCTGGAATTAGCGAAGCGTGAATATAGGTATGTCATCTCTTCGTTTCGAATCGGACTTTCCAGAGCCCAAAAATACTGCAAGTTTCGCGGTGGAGCGGGTTCTCTTGGGACGTTTGGGTTCCCGTGTCAAACTAGGGAGAATTGTGAACAGTCGAATGAAGAGAAGTAGAACAGTCAGGATTGGGTATATGGCTAGTTGCGTGGAGGTCTTCATGCTTAACGCAAAGAGGACGATATAGTCAACGACGGAGTGTAAATTAGAGAGTGAGAGCGTGTGAATCGCGTGGGGTCATAATCGTTTCTTTCGTTCCTCTGCTTCTCTTTCGTTCATACAAACGTTCACAACGACGTGATTCGTTTGCAAACCTCGATGGAATCTCAGGAGTTTGAGGAAGTTCTGAACAATCGAAACGGGTGGATTTGGTGGTATGTTCAACCATCGTCTCCATTGGCCTTCGTTCTCAAATTTCCCTCGAGGTGGCCTACATGTATCACAATATGAAGTAAACTGGTTTCTTCGAAGGAATAACGCAGTGACCATGGGCAGCTAAGTTTGGATAAACGGACACCGTCGTCTTTGTGCCACAGCTCGCCGCCCACGTTGTATCCAATGTTCCGTGACGTGGATAGTTCTTGAAGCAAACCCGGGCTACTCATCGCATAGATCCATTTCGTCTTGCTTAGGTATGCACGTAATGATTGACTCAGACAGATTCGGACTTGCGATGAAGAAGGTTTTGTGGCGTCACGGAATATCTCACGCCTCTTTCGAGGTGTTGAACCTTGTCGAACGCCCACTCACACCATCACCATGAATATGAGCTCTAGCCTCAAAAGATCTACTTCTGACTCTCGCCCTCCTTCACCCCCCAGAAAGAGATTCACGCCTGCTTTCTCGTTTCGGACGCATCTCTCGGAGAGCTCGTTGGCTTCTAAGCAACACTACGATCATCAGGTATGGCGCGTTGAGAACCGGCTGCAACAAATCATACTGATCTATCTCCTCAGACTAGATCAAACATTGTTGATGCAGTGTTAACGCCTGTCTCTGCTCATTCCAGAGAAACAGGAACACCGTTCTATCAATGCGACATGATTGCTATCACCAAAGCGGAGAAGGAAATAGACAGACTCAGAGACGAGTTGTATGTCGCTAACAGGAAactcgaggatgaggaacgCGAATTGGATTCACGTACGAAAACGATATTGAATTTACTCAAGGAAAAGGACGACATGAAGGAGAACTATGAGGCTTTGTTGCGCGAAAAGGAGGCTGCCATTAGTAACCTAACCGCCAGAATCGGGAAAGATTTCCCTTCTAGGGGAcacgaagaggaggaaaatcCGCCTCaagacgaagatgaggacAACATATCAATAATCGAGATCACCTCGAGTGACTCACCGCAAGACGATGATTATTTTGAAAGGCATTCTGACGAAGAAAATACCAGTGATAAAGAAGCTACCTCGACGGTATGTCAGATATCGACTCTGCAACTTCGTATTATTGACTGTAACTTTTTTGCAGCCCGTACAAAGACGAAACACGAATGAAACTGTCAGCGCCCGGTTGAGTAATCACCGAAAGAAGGTAAGTTATACAGCAAGCGTCCCGAGTTGTTCGACGTGTCAATAACCCTTTTTCAGCCTGCTCTCGATGCCGTTCTCAAAAGTGCTCGCCATGAGTATGATGCCAGAGTGGTCGCAACCTGTCCATTTCCGAACACCAGCCAGCAAGAGGGTATTGCTAGATCATGTTTGGAGAAAACTGACATCAGTGCGATATACAGTTCTGACAAGTCCTGTCTGCAGAGCGTACGGCATGTCTAGGTCAAGGTTTCGTTAACTGGAATGATTGATTATATTCGCCAGGTCTTCCGGAAAGTCAATAACGTCTGCGGCGAATtgattcgttcgaacgttC
Proteins encoded in this window:
- a CDS encoding uncharacterized protein (BUSCO:EOG092643QM), which encodes MKTSTQLAIYPILTVLLLFIRLFTILPSLTREPKRPKRTRSTAKLAVFLGSGNEALNLLSAVDFDRYTPRVYVVSEGDTLSVQKARDLEFTRGQRQKNQFTILVVPRARRVHQSLYTTPFTAFLSLLKCLYHVTLLPVLTSNPFADVLIVNGPGTCFILCLAVVVNKLLALEAPRVIYVESFARVKSFSISGKLLRYLADRFVVQWPSLLKDGKRGECLGWLV